In Armatimonadota bacterium, a single window of DNA contains:
- the rsgA gene encoding ribosome small subunit-dependent GTPase A — MKRHRLEACATSITLSGGPLPSRVCALTRHRNTTLKRKKQPYHTAQLGHLDGNERLKLLKEASKIRKLAVAKGGRRTSLGDILVEIVHAPTNAALPTVTGLVIWVGPKTATFQAFPDPLPQTLNPKPLPLSADLNGHRLAVGDLAHIADFGGNLKVVGLEPRRTKLARPDVANPHLERVIVANVDTVCIVVSVASPPLHPRLIDRYLIAIQHGGADPLLIVNKVDLLSGEELESELEKAVPYAALDVPIYACSTQSGEGLDALRGALAGRTCAFVGHSGVGKSSLVNALFPDLKAKVGDLMSGYGRGAHTTSTSSLFEVGGGTRLIDTPGIRSFGLGKMSLAELLICFPEFEAYRCKFRDCTHHHEPGCGVKAALASGAGSGERYQTYLRLLGEVCS; from the coding sequence GTGAAGCGGCACAGGCTGGAAGCCTGTGCTACGTCGATCACCCTTTCCGGGGGCCCCCTTCCCTCGCGCGTCTGCGCCCTGACCCGCCACCGGAACACCACATTGAAGCGAAAGAAGCAACCCTATCACACGGCCCAACTGGGCCATCTCGACGGCAACGAGCGCCTCAAGCTACTCAAGGAGGCCTCCAAGATTCGCAAGCTCGCCGTGGCAAAGGGCGGGCGTCGGACCTCGCTCGGCGACATCCTCGTCGAGATTGTCCATGCACCCACCAACGCGGCTTTGCCAACGGTCACTGGCCTGGTCATCTGGGTCGGTCCCAAGACCGCCACTTTTCAGGCATTCCCAGACCCTCTACCCCAGACCCTCAACCCCAAACCCCTTCCCCTCTCCGCCGACCTCAACGGCCACCGCCTAGCGGTCGGCGACCTCGCCCACATCGCCGACTTCGGCGGGAACCTCAAGGTCGTTGGGTTGGAACCCCGCCGCACCAAGCTCGCACGGCCCGACGTCGCCAACCCCCACCTAGAGCGGGTGATCGTCGCGAACGTGGACACGGTGTGCATCGTAGTGTCGGTGGCCTCCCCGCCGCTGCATCCCAGGCTCATCGACCGCTATCTCATCGCCATTCAGCACGGCGGCGCCGATCCGCTCCTGATCGTCAACAAGGTCGATCTGCTCAGCGGCGAGGAGTTGGAGAGCGAACTGGAGAAAGCGGTTCCCTATGCGGCGCTCGATGTGCCCATCTACGCCTGCTCGACCCAATCGGGCGAGGGTCTGGACGCCCTGCGCGGGGCCCTGGCGGGAAGGACCTGCGCGTTCGTCGGGCACAGCGGCGTCGGCAAGTCCTCGCTCGTGAATGCTCTGTTCCCCGACCTGAAGGCGAAGGTGGGCGACCTGATGTCCGGCTACGGCCGAGGAGCGCACACCACGTCGACGTCCTCGCTCTTCGAGGTCGGTGGCGGCACGCGACTCATCGATACGCCCGGCATCCGCAGTTTTGGGCTCGGCAAGATGAGCCTGGCCGAACTGCTCATCTGCTTCCCCGAGTTCGAGGCGTATCGGTGCAAGTTCCGCGACTGCACCCACCACCACGAGCCCGGCTGCGGCGTGAAGGCGGCACTGGCGTCCGGTGCTGGGTCTGGCGAACGCTACCAGACCTACTTGCGACTGCTGGGGGAGGTGTGTTCGTAA